The Hydra vulgaris chromosome 11, alternate assembly HydraT2T_AEP genome contains a region encoding:
- the LOC136086965 gene encoding uncharacterized protein LOC136086965: MRAKIEEKDRYAALVLKEEGYSIRQIAEKLGRSHSCIINIIQRYKETRSINDSHRTGRNKISNDRDVRSLVRLMKENRQASSTDLSTKWTLSNGLKASPRTVRRVLHNLNYLWRTAAKKPRLNKKQKFARKEWCKLHKN; encoded by the coding sequence atgcGTGCAAAGATCGAAGAAAAAGACAGATACGCGGCTCTTGTATTAAAAGAAGAAGGCTATAGCATCAGACAAATAGCAGAAAAGCTCGGAAGATCTCACTCTTGCATTATTAACATAATTCAACGATACAAAGAGACCCGGTCAATTAATGATAGTCATAGGACTGGAcgcaataaaatttcaaatgaccGTGATGTTCGCTCGTTAGTAAgattaatgaaagaaaacagACAAGCATCATCTACAGACTTGTCTACGAAATGGACACTGTCAAATGGTCTGAAAGCAAGCCCTAGAACTGTTCGAAGGGTCCTccacaatttaaattatttatggcGCACTGCTGCAAAAAAACCacgcttaaataaaaaacaaaaatttgccaGGAAAGAGTGGTGcaaactacataaaaattgA
- the LOC136086964 gene encoding cyclin-dependent kinase 5 activator 1-like produces the protein MGAILTNPVRDLKNDIKITNNNNIPEEKKNNAPFGKFHIVQECFPSLTGKENKFFSEKVPSYWNKAKVDSKKKNKNKELWTLQNKESVKESINSTYIDVRTQEIKIKLNISTEKHFYGILNLSETLKYIGCYIYLRCRNIDGLKPSIVVGWVRDVDKSLILSGWQEMGFVSQPNMIVLYMLLREVIPPKVRSIHQLKAIMMSTLYICYSYNGHEISYPLKPFLLDGDRSGFWTRCIEIINLHSSKLLQVNKDAKYYNDVQAELKTFGRSLERKEN, from the coding sequence atgggtGCAATATTAACAAATCCTGTGCGAGATTTAAAGAAtgatattaaaattacaaataataacaacattcccgaagaaaaaaaaaataacgcaCCTTTTGGAAAATTTCACATTGTACAAGAATGCTTTCCTTCGTTAACTGGaaaagaaaacaagtttttcagCGAAAAAGTTCCTTCATATTGGAACAAAGCAAaagttgattcaaaaaaaaaaaataaaaacaaagaactatgGACTTTACAAAATAAGGAGTCGGTAAAAGAGTCAATTAACTCAACATATATCGATGTGCGGACTCaagaaatcaaaattaaattgaacATATCAAcggaaaaacatttttatggcATATTAAACTTAAGTGAAACATTAAAATACATTGGATGCTATATATATCTCCGCTGCAGGAATATAGACGGATTAAAGCCATCTATAGTTGTTGGTTGGGTAAGAGACGTCGACAAAAGTCTTATTCTTTCAGGATGGCAAGAAATGGGTTTTGTTTCACAACCAAATAtgattgttttatatatgcttttaaGAGAAGTAATCCCTCCCAAGGTACGCTCTATTCATCAGTTAAAAGCAATAATGATGAGTAcactttatatatgttattcATATAACGGACATGAAATAAGTTATCCGCTAAAACCTTTTCTTCTTGATGGGGATCGTTCAGGGTTTTGGACAAGAtgtatagaaataataaatcttCATTCAAGCAAACTTTTGCAAGTTAATAAGGATGCTAAATATTATAATGACGTTCAAGCAGAGTTAAAAACGTTTGGTCGTAGTTTAGAacgtaaagaaaattaa